Proteins from a genomic interval of Rattus norvegicus strain BN/NHsdMcwi chromosome 2, GRCr8, whole genome shotgun sequence:
- the Lce3el1 gene encoding late cornified envelope protein 3D-like — translation MSCQQSQKQCQPPPKCPSPKCSPKCPPKSTAQCLPAASSCCATSSGGCSVPSSEGGCCLSHHRHRSHRCRRRSSSSCDRGSGQQSGGSGCGHTSGGCC, via the coding sequence ATGTCCTGCCAGCAGAGCCAGAAGCAGTGCCAGCCTCCTCCCAAGTGCCCCTCCCCGAAGTGCTCCCCAAAGTGCCCCCCAAAGAGCACAGCACAGTGTCTGCCTGCAGCTTCTTCCTGCTGTGCTACAAGCTCTGGGGGCTGCAGTGTTCCCAGCTCTGAGGGAGGCTGCTGCCTGAGCCACCACAGGCACAGGTCCCACAGATGCAGGCGCAGGAGCTCCAGTTCCTGTGACCGTGGCAGTGGTCAGCAGTCTGGGGGCTCAGGCTGTGGTCACACCTCTGGGGGCTGCTGCTAA